The sequence below is a genomic window from Gopherus evgoodei ecotype Sinaloan lineage chromosome 9, rGopEvg1_v1.p, whole genome shotgun sequence.
aacaaaagactTACCCAAGAAACAAGAGTGCATTAAGGCCTTGTCCCCTTGATTTTGGTAGGTCCTACCAAAACAACATTGAGAGTAAtcagcttgggggtgggggcgggtttGAAGAAGACAGATCGGCTCGGTCTTTGGGGCGGCTTACGGCGGCTGCGTCAGCAGCTTTGGCTGCTCAGAGAGCATAGGATCCTGCACCTTAGACGCTGTCTCTTTAACACAGAGCAGACGCGGGGCGCGAGTGAGCGAGACGAGGCTGCAGTAGTCCCGGGGAGGCGCTGGGTGTCGCTGTTCCCGAGGCCACCTCCCATCATCCCTTGCTCCCTAGCCCCGCCCACTCTTTTCCTGCGCCGCCATTGTGGTGACCGGCTCGTCGCTGCGCACCATGGTGAGACAATCCAGCCCCATCCGCTGCTGCGCGGGCTGATCCGCGCTCGGTTCCGGGTCCAGGGCCTGCGggtccccccccccggctttCCCCGCGTGGAATCGGGGGGTGGGACGGGCTTGGAGGGCGGGGGGCGTCTGGGCCAGGGGCCGCCCCCCTCCCGGCTCCTAGCCGGGGCAGCCACCACTCGCCCGAGCGGGTTCCTGGTGGGAGGCTCAGGCCGGCGAGCGCGGCCcctgcgtgggggggggggaaatctgtcCGCCCGGGCTGGAGTCACCCGCTGCGTCCTAGGGCCTGGTGCTGCCAGCCCATGTCCTGGGCGCTCTCCTGTcccctgctgctggtgggggggccCTAGGCTAATACACGTGGCCTTGATTCCTTGGGGTGAGGGGAAGGTCGAGCGCTCCTTGTCCTGTACATGGCCACCTACCCCTTGGAAATCCGTGGTAGCGTTGGCAGTGGAGCCGGGATTTGTGGTCTTCACTGTTTGTGGTGCCCACTGAGCTCTGGAATGGATTTAGGTTACTGAGTCCCACTTAGCACTATAGGTACTACTGCTCCCTCTGTGGTTGCAGTCAGCTCCGTGTTTGTCAGGCCTGGTTACCTGCATTTAAGTGTGTGACTCAACCTATTTAATGAACCGGGTGCAGCTTTGAATAGGTTGAAACTGATGCAGAGTGTCCGCATGCACAGTTGCACCAGTTGACCTCAATCTGTTTACCCGTGTCCCTTTAGTTGTCACTGATATTTCTGTGTGTAGGCAAGTTCTCACAAGCTCAGGCTGCATCTGTAGGGAGGTGTCTGAATGCAGCTTGTTATAGGGAAGAGTGTCTCCAATGTCTTCCCTTTATCTTTTCATCCTCAGTCGTCCCACAAGACGTTCAAGATCAAGCGATTCCTTGCCAAGAAGCAAAAACAGAACCGGCCCATCCCACAGTGGATTCGCATGAAAACTGGCAATAAGATCAGGTAAAAACGGCTATTGCTTTCTGCGAGTTCACAGCTCGCTGCCATACCTGatcaaaaaaaatatatacacttctgctggcatagctatgttggttggGATTGTGAAGGTCCATGACTGACACAGCTGTACTGACCACAGCCCCCAGTTATACAAGCTCCATCTACATTATGAATAGTGGCAGGTGGATCAAAGATTCTTGTTCTCATGGATGTGTTGTGAGGAAAAGCCATCTGTGATTACCCTGAGGGCATCCATCCCCTCCCTGTTCTTGAAATACAGTGTCTGGGGAACCTTACTACTAAAGAATTTCCATCATTGAAGGTCTGTGGATGGTAATGGGCTAGTACATAAAGTTTGGATGATTTGTAACCACAAATCATTACCAGAATGCATATGTAGACTGAAATACTGGACTTGCTTTTGTCCAGTGTTGTTCACAGATGTATTGCATGTCAGTATTTGCTTGTGCTACATTATAAATAAGGATACATTTTAGGCATGGAGGTCATGGCAGTCATAGATTCCATGACTTTACCAGATATCTGTGACTTTCTTCAGCTGGAGCCGGGATTGTTCGTCCCTCTCCCATGGCTGCGGGTGAAGCTGGGACTGTGCAAATGTGTGTGCGCCCACCCCGTGGCTTCGACTGAGGTCTTGTGCACTCCTCCACCCCctgtgctggagctggggctatGTGCCCCCTGACCCCCACTGGCTGCACCCACTGGAGCCATGTTTGTGCACCCCCTAGCCCTGCGGGGAGCACCCCCcctcttattttttttcagtaaagtcGCAGGTCAAGGGCTCTTGTGAATTTTTATTCAAATTCACAGgccattttggttaatttcatcgtcacagaattttaaaaatcataaatttcatgatttcagctatttaatcatgaaatttcacagtgttgtaattgtaggggtcctgatccaaaaaggagtggtaggggagggggggtcacaaggttattgtaaagTGGGgtggttgcagtactgctacccttctgCATTATTGCTGgtagtggcactgccttcagatctgggcagctggagggtggcggctgaaggcaaagcagcagcagcgcagaaggaaggagggcatggtatgatattgccatccttacttctgcgctgctgcttgcCGAGCTGGGCcatcagtcagcagctgccactctctggcttcccatctctgaaggcagcagtacaGAAGGGCAacatggcatggtattgccacccttacttctgtgctgttgctggtagcggcactgccttcagagctggacagctggagGGCGGTGGCTGAAGGCAAAGCAGcgccagcaacagcacagaagaaaggagggCATGGTATAATATTgcctcccttacttctgtgctgctgctggcggggtgctGGCTTCAGGCCTGTGCACCTGGCCACCAGCCGCTGTTCtctggtcacccagctctgaaggcagtgcagaattaAGGGTGGCCCTCCTAATATAACTTTGctacccccctgcaactcccttttgggtcagcacccctcctcccacccacccccagtttgagataCGCCAGtgtcccctgtgaaatctgtgtagggtaaaagaccagatttcacagtccgtggcACATTTTTCATgtcagtgaatttggtagggccctattcattACCCATGATCTCTCCgtgacttttgctaaaaataaccatgacaaaatctaaACCTTCATTATAAATAAAACTTAAACTACAACAACACTTCAAACAAACAGTCACAGTGTATTTCTCTTTGACCTGGTCTGCACCACTTGATGTTGAACAGCAGAGCAACGGCTGCATTTCTTAAAAGTGCCTTGTTTATTCATATCCTCAGCTGCTGCAAGTAAAATACTGAGCTCTTTGCAGGAAAAACTCCTTCAGTTAAGCTATGTGTATATTTCTATATTTTACTTCTATATTTTCTGCTGCTGGGTCCTCTTTTTCCTCTGAGTGAGTGTAGCTGGTGGTTaaagcaggaggctgggagtcaggattgcTAGGTTCTATTGCTGTCACTACAGCTAATTTGCTCTCTGTTCTTAGGAAAGTCACtttgctctgtgcctcggtttaccCATTTGTAAAAGGGGCATAGTACCCATCTAACTGTTCTAGGCATGTTGAGCATTAGGGTTACTAAAATgcataattttaattatttttgtcttcCAACACTTAATGCACCAAAAGCATCAGTTTTCAGCCCAAAGTATTTGATAAAGCAGGCTGCAATTACAGTGCTTCATTTTGTGGGAGTACTGCCATTTTCCTGCTGAGAGTAACTCTGTTAATATTGCCTTTGATTTCACCTATGCATTGGTGAAACCGCTAATCATTAACATGTACAAGTATGATATTTAGAGCCTTCAGTTATGCAGGTTTGGAATGAATGCTTTAGTGGATTTCCCTGGAAAAGTGCTTTCTCCATGTTGCAATGCACTGCTCTTATGTTCCCGGATtcctcttctgttttgttttggtaaaaaTGGTACTAGTGGTGATGTTTTAAGAGCTAGCCAGTTCTTTACTGCCAGCATCGAACGCATGAATTCTAGGCTATCTGTGACTGTCTTCTCTTCTAAAAGTGTCACAGTGTATGTCCATGCCCAATGCTGCTATCTCTAGGTAAGTTTGCTTCTGGGAACTTCACCTTTTTTAAAGCTGCTGATATTACACCAATATGGGTTTATATACCtagtgaaaaagaaaagcaagtaTATAtggaaaatagtttaaaaaacgAATATGAAGTAATTTGCTATTAACATAATTAATTGACAAATTCCCAACTAAACCTGTACAAGAGATTCCAGCTCCTTACTAGTGGGTTAATTCTGAATGTGATTGTGGTCTGCATTACAGACTTTCAAGTGTGCATTGCTTATTAAGTGTGCTGCTTTTGTTTTAGGTACAACTCCAAAAGGAGGCATTGGAGAAGGACCAAGCTGGGCTTGTAAAGAACGGCTCTGATGGGAACTCTAATGACATGCGTCTCTCCTGCCCCAAGACCTGAAATACGCATTGCTACAAAAACCACCGCTGACCCATTTTGGACTCTTGAACCTTGTTCTCGCCTCTCTCCCCCCGAACCTCCCAAAATCAAACCAAACTGCAGTCTTGAAAGATGACTTCAATAGACTCTTTTTGGAATATTATAACTGAAAAATGAAGACTGTTCATTTAGTGTTCTTTATTTCTGTGCTCAGATATATTGACTTAATTTGTATTGCCAGTTTTCAGGTTTAATAAATATGAGCATTATTGATCCTTTGAATAAATTATTCTGGCTGATTACATGCATTGCTTGAGACGGGTGGGTAATCTGGAGAATAGAGACAGAAATTAATGTGAGCATTTATCAGTGTGTGAGAAAAGATCCTGCCATCCCAGTCTCTTCTCTGTACTGTTTGAAACGAGCAGGCAAAACTAGTATCTCCCTTTTGTACCCTTTTGACATAATTATACATTAACAACCAAACTTGGGATGCAATTTAGAAATATGAACTTGcccttatttaaaagaaaatctcaATCTCTGTTGAGAAAGAGAGGTGGCTAGTCAGGGTCACACTCATGTAGAATGTGCAAAGGACTTTACATGAATAAGTAAAATAATCAAACCCTTCTAAAGCAAACGAAAATCCCTAGTTACTAGGAGGTTCCATGCTGCATTGTCTTGGTGCTCATAAATTGCTGTATTCTTATCTATGACATTTTGCTAATATTTAACGGTCTGCCTAGTATTCTGATACAACCCTTTTGTacaccaagggccagatttttcaaaggtacCAGTCTGCATCTTCAGATTCCtaagtatctttaaaaatctggccccaagtccTTTTGTAGTGACTGACTGGGATGTTGTATATTCTCCAAAATCGCAAGCAGTGTATATTGCCAAAATGAAGCATAGAGCGATCCACATGCATTGGCCACTTCTTCACATTCAGCTGTGGTGCACAAATTGTTTTATGTTGCAGATCCAAAAGTGATGCATTAGGAAAACCTTGCCCAGTCAATTTTTTATTCTCAAATAGCCAGATTGAATTTTGGAAATTTGCATTTGGATAGTCACTTTAAACCACACAAGATTTTGAAGGAGTATAAAAAGTCAACAGATGTTAGGGATGACTGGAGGTgaaaatctctcctcttcctacCTCTGATCAGTTTTCAGCACAACTGAATGATTAATGCTTCTAGTTGCAACATAATCAAAAAACTGGTAGTTTAAGAAGGGTGAAGGAGGTTGCTctgtggaggtggggaggaataGTGGTTGGGAATATAATTGGTTGAGTCATCAGTAATTCCTGCACTCTGCAGTAATGACCTGTAACTAGATGATGTTGCAATTACATGGCACATGACACAGCAAGATGATTTGCTCAAGATCACGCTGAATACCAGTGTCAGTAGGAACAGAGCCTTGTCTTGATCCCCTGCTCTCCACCATGTTGGGTCTGGTATATACATTCTGGTAACCTGGAAATAGCTATGTTTTACTTCTGTGTGCTGATGTGACTGAGACCAAGCTAGCTTGGTGCTGAATGGAGCAGAGGAGTGAGCTGCAATTGCTGTCCCTTCTAGGGGAGTTTAGTTGAAACTCGATTCCCTGGTAGCAGCACACCACAGCACGCCTTTATCACCATGCCCTGTGGGGCCAGCAGAGATGCTGTCAATTTTTAAGACGATAAAAAAGGTGGAGCTGATCTTTTTACTGGCGTTCATAGTAAAGCAGTGAAGGTGCAGCATGTGTCGAGCTAGGTCATGTACTTTGCTTATGGCATCTTGTTGGGCCTTACACACTTACCTTGCTCTCCAAAGGCATTTTGGAAAGCCTAGTTACCAAAGGCAAGTGAGGCTAGTGCAGAATTAATCAGGGAGATGAGTAGCTCAGTAATTGGGGCATTGGCTTgctcaacccagggttgtgagttcaatccttgaggggcccatttaaggatctggggcaaaaatctgtctgaggcttGGTCTTGCCTTGAGTAGCAGGTTGAACTAGATgccttcctgaggtcccttccaaccctgatattctgtgatcaaCTGTGGCAACCACAATTGTATGCAGCCCCCTGGGCAGTGATACCAGGGAGGGGCAAAGCAGGGTTGACACAtgtacaaatatcacttttcacagaaacagaTTCACTAGCTAGTAAATCTTTAaagaaaaaggcaaaagaaacaacaaaaaagacaagaacattattttatttctattccGTTTAGGCCTAGTAACAAATAGAGAcaaaactgtacattatttttgagTGCGACAAAAGCCTACATAAAAAATTAGATTTGGACGTGTCtatgtgtgtatttatttgtttttcctaaagtaagttaagtattttaggaaaaattgtctgggtggccaccagcaagagttggtggctgcactctgaggccaccaaaaaatgtcTAGTGAGACCCGTTGGGCTAGTGTTCTGTAACAGGCTTAGGACACATAAGTAATATCTGATCTTCCAGCAGTCCTTCCTGGGGATGTGTGATAGTCTAATTTCTGCCTCATCGAGAGGGGAGGATAAGTCAGCAACAGAAGATGAGCACGAAGCATTAAGAAAGATGATTCAAATGCTTCAAATCTAACTGGAGACCGCGTGCTAAAAGTTGTCTCactccaatttttttaaaggagctttCTCATGTTCAGAGATTCTCCAGGAGCCCCATGTCTGAAAGCTTTATCCACGGAATCTCTCATAAGTTTTCctcatgttttgtttgtttgttttaatccaaAAGTTTTTGTGAATCTGGAATTTCTTCTCTCTCCATAAGTACAACCACTGAGGAAAAGACCTGCTGTTTGAGGCTGCAGGTGTTTAGAAGATACAGCACTGAGGAAGGCTGAAAACCAATCCTGTTAGATCCATCAATCCCACCCCTCTCCTTGTTTGCTTCCTTTCCTTAACCTGGGCAGGAGTGATCAAAGCCATTATTCCTACCAGGATAGGCTGCTGACAAAGTTTCTCCCCATCATGAGGGTCAGGGCTGGGATGAAACCAGTCACTTTACCATCCTGAGAGTAGAACTAAGCAATCCTTTCAGAAGGTATTTGTGGCAATGCTCGTCCAAACAATAGGTTAAACTGATTCTTTGTTGTACAGCTATTATTAGAtaattgtctagataatacttagtcctgccctccGAGCCGGGGTCTGGACTGACTGGTCCCTTCCAAATCTATGATTCTACTACTGTTATTCTGCTATTTTATTCAGACAGTGGCAACTTCCAGTAGGGAGCTGCCTTTTCCTTGGGAAAATAACTccttataatttttaaaacatttccccACTGAATCTTCCTTTTGATTCAAACCTTACCTTAAAGCGACAATGTCCAGACATATTTAGGCCCAAACTGGGGTTTGATGAAAACAAGCTTGTACAGAATCTTGGCCAACAGGGCTATTTCCATAGTTTAAATGATTATTATTTCAGTGGCCGCTTGGTTTTTTCTCTTTTCACGTAGATTGAAAGCTCTTAGGGACAGGGCCTGCCAGTTTATATCAAGCCTAATGCAATGGCGTTCTGGTCCAGGACTGAGGCTCTTCTGCATTATAGCAACATAAACCATAGTTCAGTGAAATAAGTGTTACTCTGCATCCTGGGAACCCGGACTTTGCAAAAATGTGCTAATGCACAAGAACCAGGAAATCAGGGCTGAGGTTTACAAGGATGCTCAAGGAATTTGGATGCCCAAGTCCCACTAACTGTAATGGAAATCAGGTGTCCAAGTCCCCTAGGCAACTTTGGAAATCTTTGCCTAAGTGGAGTAGGAACGGACCAGTCTGTTCTCATTATGTGTGCCGAGTGAAATGCAGAGTAAATTAGACTAGTTGGGTTTAGTAATCAAAGGCGCTGATGATAAAATAAGTCATTATTTCTATTAACTCTGCAGACCCAACACAGCTAGGAGACAGCTGGATTCTATCTCACATCATTGTTTACATAGTCCTGGTCAGTTACATTGGTGCAATCTCACTGAAATCTCTCAAATTACCCAGGTGTCACTGAGGGCCTAATTTGGCCTACAGgatctttattactggtgatgatgcACAGCAAGGAAAGAAACTAGCTTAAGTCTCAGAGCCTCTCTTATATTTCTAGGGCTGGCAGTTAGAAGGGAAACATCATTTTCCGTTATAAATGGAGTCTAGAGAAGATGAGCATGGAACTCCAGGAGGCCATTTTACAGCACTTCTCAAAGCAGAAC
It includes:
- the RPL39 gene encoding 60S ribosomal protein L39, translating into MSSHKTFKIKRFLAKKQKQNRPIPQWIRMKTGNKIRYNSKRRHWRRTKLGL